Proteins from a single region of Paraburkholderia sp. PGU19:
- a CDS encoding LysE family translocator, with the protein MLSPSDTALLALGIIVVLITPGPTNTLLAAAGLRQGARRSLPLIGAELAGYLVSISAWGRFLAHAAHTLPWLPSVLRIASGLYIAYLAVDMWRAAVALPDSAQPANGPRALFVATLLNPKALLFAGTIFPSIAFENFASYGFAMSLFACLLAPIALAWISFGAALGSGKLTWLDPVKMQRAASIVLGMFSLSLAWAALH; encoded by the coding sequence ATGCTTTCTCCTTCCGATACGGCGCTGCTCGCGCTCGGCATCATCGTCGTGCTGATCACGCCTGGCCCGACCAACACGCTGTTGGCCGCCGCTGGCCTGCGCCAGGGTGCGCGCCGCTCGTTGCCGCTGATCGGCGCGGAGCTGGCCGGCTATCTCGTGTCGATTTCCGCGTGGGGCCGTTTTCTCGCACACGCGGCGCATACGCTGCCGTGGCTGCCTTCCGTGCTGCGCATCGCGAGCGGACTGTACATCGCCTATCTGGCCGTCGACATGTGGCGTGCAGCCGTGGCGCTGCCCGACTCGGCGCAACCGGCGAACGGGCCGCGCGCGCTGTTCGTCGCTACGCTGCTCAATCCGAAGGCATTGCTGTTCGCGGGCACGATCTTTCCGTCGATCGCGTTCGAGAACTTCGCAAGCTATGGCTTTGCGATGTCGCTGTTCGCGTGTCTGCTCGCGCCCATCGCGTTGGCGTGGATTTCGTTCGGCGCGGCGCTCGGCAGCGGCAAGCTCACATGGCTCGACCCGGTGAAGATGCAGCGCGCGGCGTCGATCGTGCTTGGGATGTTTTCGTTGTCGCTCGCGTGGGCCGCATTGCACTGA
- a CDS encoding EamA family transporter, which translates to MNLFLYVVTVLIWGTTWIAIKWQLGAVPMSVSIACRFWLAAIVLFALLKIMRRPMWPPRAAWRFLAAQGLALFCVNFLCFYYAESVVPSGLVAVVFSTAPLLNSLNGRLFMGRPLQPTAIVGAVLGLAGIVCLSLQQMAGHLGDHAAWLGLAVAFAGTMCFSAGNLLSSRMQSMGLHPIVTNSWAMLIGASVLTVGSLAAGLPFALETDARYLGALVYLAVPGSVIGFTAYLMLVGRIGPERAAYCTVLFPFVALAVSTVFEGYRWSALAVVGLVLVVAGNLVAFGVTQRLFVRRARAA; encoded by the coding sequence ATGAACCTGTTTCTTTATGTTGTGACCGTGCTCATCTGGGGCACGACCTGGATCGCGATCAAGTGGCAGCTCGGCGCCGTGCCGATGTCCGTCTCGATTGCGTGCCGCTTCTGGCTCGCCGCCATCGTGCTGTTCGCGCTGCTGAAAATCATGCGTCGCCCGATGTGGCCGCCGCGCGCCGCGTGGCGTTTTCTCGCCGCTCAGGGTCTCGCGCTGTTCTGCGTGAACTTCCTGTGCTTCTATTATGCGGAAAGCGTCGTGCCTAGCGGTCTGGTGGCCGTCGTGTTTTCTACTGCGCCGCTTCTGAACTCGCTCAACGGTCGCCTTTTCATGGGCCGCCCGTTGCAGCCGACGGCCATTGTCGGCGCGGTGCTCGGACTGGCGGGCATCGTGTGTCTGTCGTTGCAGCAGATGGCCGGGCATCTCGGCGATCACGCGGCGTGGCTCGGCCTTGCCGTCGCGTTCGCGGGGACGATGTGCTTCTCGGCGGGCAATCTGCTGTCTAGCCGCATGCAGTCGATGGGTCTGCATCCCATCGTCACCAACAGCTGGGCGATGCTGATCGGCGCGAGCGTGCTGACGGTCGGCAGTCTCGCCGCCGGTCTGCCGTTCGCGCTGGAGACTGACGCGCGTTATCTCGGCGCGCTCGTTTATCTCGCCGTGCCTGGCTCGGTGATCGGTTTCACCGCGTATCTGATGCTGGTCGGGCGCATTGGGCCGGAGCGCGCCGCGTATTGCACGGTGCTGTTTCCGTTCGTCGCGTTGGCGGTGTCGACGGTGTTCGAAGGCTATCGATGGTCGGCGCTTGCTGTCGTCGGACTCGTATTGGTGGTGGCGGGCAATCTCGTCGCGTTCGGCGTCACACAGCGGCTGTTCGTGCGACGTGCGCGCGCTGCCTGA
- a CDS encoding AraC family transcriptional regulator yields MLAVYSMQAFSLCAPFSFRHIHVNTPLIPTTDPADPPFGLHSVCKTLSDSNATLERFASLGDQLAVAIWTRETKEAETIYAQPGHHTLSCYLDGGYRTERQKLPGRYGAPSRLCALPGDHESRWWVRGHMHFMHLYFLPEHFTHRAIRELDREPRELTLADRTYFEDEHIASLCQSLANDAWDDADGRLRANETSHEILSLLLRSQGVNRADAVLKGGLAVATRRRLREYIDQNLTQPLTLGELAAVANLSEFHLARMFRASFGLPPHAWIAQQRLERARTLLRTTALPLVDIATQCGYANASHFSHRFRQGVGESPAAWRQALRAG; encoded by the coding sequence GTGCTGGCCGTATACTCCATGCAAGCATTTAGTCTCTGCGCCCCCTTTTCGTTTCGCCACATTCACGTGAACACACCGCTCATCCCCACGACCGACCCAGCCGATCCGCCGTTCGGCCTGCATTCGGTCTGCAAGACGCTGAGCGACTCCAATGCGACCCTTGAACGCTTCGCGTCGCTGGGCGATCAGCTCGCCGTCGCGATCTGGACGCGCGAAACGAAGGAAGCCGAGACGATCTACGCACAGCCTGGCCATCACACGCTGTCGTGCTATCTGGACGGCGGCTATCGCACCGAGCGCCAGAAGCTGCCGGGGCGCTATGGCGCGCCGAGCCGCCTGTGCGCGCTGCCCGGCGATCACGAATCGCGCTGGTGGGTACGCGGCCACATGCATTTCATGCATCTGTATTTCCTGCCTGAGCATTTCACGCATCGCGCGATCCGCGAACTGGACCGCGAGCCGCGCGAACTGACGCTTGCCGACCGCACGTACTTCGAGGACGAGCACATTGCGTCGCTCTGCCAGTCGCTCGCGAACGACGCGTGGGACGACGCCGACGGCCGGCTGCGTGCGAACGAAACCTCGCATGAAATCCTGAGCCTGCTGCTGCGCTCTCAGGGCGTGAACCGCGCGGACGCGGTGCTCAAGGGCGGGCTGGCCGTGGCGACACGCCGCCGGTTGCGCGAGTACATCGACCAGAACCTGACGCAGCCGTTGACGCTCGGCGAACTGGCCGCCGTCGCGAATCTCTCCGAATTCCATCTTGCGCGGATGTTCCGTGCATCGTTCGGCTTGCCGCCGCATGCATGGATTGCGCAGCAGCGACTCGAACGCGCGCGCACGCTGCTGCGCACGACAGCGTTGCCGCTAGTCGATATCGCGACGCAATGCGGCTACGCGAACGCGAGCCACTTCAGCCACCGGTTCCGTCAGGGCGTCGGTGAGTCGCCCGCCGCCTGGCGCCAGGCGTTGCGCGCCGGCTGA
- a CDS encoding aminotransferase, whose product MQIREFGVERWMDLYENQCELNLAETCVESLTVGELLKIAGKEDALLGEILPMKLTYGAIDGTERLRSNVASLYEKQGVPNVLITHGAISANALVYETLVEPGDHVISVLPTYQQHYSIPESYGAKVDILRLREENGFLPDLDELRRMVTPTTRVIAINNPNNPTGSLMDREFLVEIAAIARSCGAYVLNDEVYRGTDQEGTGFTASIADVYEKGISTGSMSKTWSLAGLRVGWIVAPVELLQRVRTHRDYNTISVGMLNDLLASIALENRKAILERNHGILRTNLAVLDAWIAKEPLLSYVKPKSGTTALVKVNVDMTSREFCVSLLEKTGVMFTPGSALDVEGYVRIGYTNNRDVLVAGLAKVSEFLRVRAG is encoded by the coding sequence ATGCAAATCAGGGAATTTGGAGTCGAACGCTGGATGGATCTCTACGAGAACCAATGCGAGTTGAACCTTGCGGAGACGTGCGTCGAATCGCTGACGGTTGGCGAACTGCTGAAGATCGCGGGGAAGGAAGACGCGCTGCTCGGCGAGATTCTGCCGATGAAGCTGACGTATGGCGCGATCGACGGCACAGAGCGTTTGCGCAGCAATGTTGCGTCGCTGTATGAGAAGCAGGGCGTGCCGAATGTGCTGATTACGCACGGCGCGATCAGTGCGAATGCGCTGGTTTATGAAACGCTCGTCGAACCTGGCGATCATGTGATTTCGGTGCTGCCCACGTATCAGCAGCATTATTCGATTCCCGAGAGTTACGGCGCGAAGGTCGACATTTTGCGTTTGCGCGAGGAAAACGGCTTTCTCCCTGATCTGGATGAATTGAGGCGGATGGTCACGCCGACCACGCGCGTCATTGCGATCAACAATCCGAATAACCCGACTGGGTCGCTGATGGATCGCGAGTTTCTCGTGGAGATTGCGGCGATTGCGCGCTCTTGTGGCGCTTATGTGCTGAATGATGAGGTGTATCGCGGTACGGATCAGGAAGGGACCGGTTTTACCGCGTCGATTGCGGATGTGTATGAGAAGGGTATCAGCACGGGCAGCATGTCGAAGACGTGGTCGTTGGCGGGTTTGCGGGTGGGCTGGATCGTTGCGCCTGTTGAGTTGCTTCAGCGCGTCAGGACGCATCGTGACTACAACACGATTAGTGTTGGGATGTTGAATGATCTGCTGGCTTCCATCGCGCTGGAAAATCGCAAGGCGATTCTGGAACGTAATCACGGGATTTTGCGGACTAATCTTGCTGTGCTGGATGCGTGGATTGCTAAGGAGCCTTTGCTTTCTTATGTGAAGCCGAAGTCTGGGACTACTGCTCTTGTGAAGGTTAATGTTGATATGACTTCAAGGGAGTTTTGTGTTTCTTTGCTTGAGAAGACGGGGGTGATGTTTACGCCTGGCAGTGCGCTCGATGTTGAGGGGTATGTCCGGATTGGGTATACGAATAATCGTGATGTGCTTGTTGCGGGGCTCGCTAAGGTGTCGGAGTTTTTGCGCGTTCGCGCAGGGTGA
- a CDS encoding FAD-binding and (Fe-S)-binding domain-containing protein — MSNADSLLVKPIHLVPSSARLSTPLANRLRKELRGDVLFDAASRGRYSTDASIYQIMPIGVVVPRDQDDLLVALDVARSERVPLLARGAGSSQCGQTVGEALVIDTSKWLNQVIAFDKEKRTVTVEPGIVLDHLNAWLKPHGLWFPVDVSTAAQCTIGGMAGNNSCGSRSIEYGNMVHNVDAIDAILADGTQAHFASLRDAPQGARLQQIVEDVKTIALREHDEIVAQVPKVLRRVAGYNIDLFDCQNPRAYTDDGFANLAHLLVGSEGTLAFSRQLTLKLAPLPAHKTLGVVNFPTFWQAMDLTQHIVKLKPVAVELVDRTMIDLAMSNPAFRPVIEKALVGRPEAILLVEFAGENRDEQFTSLEQLTELMGDLGLPDSVVQMPDAGEQKALWEVRKAGLNIMMSMKGDGKPVSFIEDCAVPLEHLAEYTSRLTEVFHRNGTEGTWYAHASVGTLHVRPILDMRRDGATKMRAIAEEAAALVREYKGAYSGEHGDGLCRGEWVAWQYGPRINRAFSEIKALFDPNNRMNPDKIVRPPKMDDASNFRFAPGYKVQSLTPALDWSMWNVERDPMTGVETARGTGNDLAGGLAKAVEMCNNNGHCRKFDAGTMCPSYRVTKDEQHVTRGRANTLRLALSGQLGDEGLAGQDVKDTLDLCVSCKGCKRDCPTGIDMAKFKIEARAAWAKKNGLRLREKMIAYMPRYAALAARLPGVFSVAADMPWFKRALGFAPQRSLPRFVKPFLSSGYVKRASVSAQGAQKEVLLFVDTFNNSIEPENARAAQQVLEAAGYTVHFNTLEGERPLCCGRTFLAAGLVDEAKQEARRMLDAFRPFVERSVPVVGLEPSCLLSLRDEFLQYGFGEEAERLSKLAMLFEEFLVREHKAGRLKLELKPLDDTSQALVHGHCHQKAFDAFSPVQTVLKWIPELKVSTVESSCCGMAGSFGYEAEHYEASMAMGELSLLPAARGIDAHTLMVADGTSCRHQIHDGAGVSAMHVARVLVRALK, encoded by the coding sequence ATGTCGAACGCCGATTCTCTGCTGGTCAAGCCGATTCATCTCGTGCCGTCATCGGCGCGCCTGAGCACGCCACTTGCGAACCGCCTGCGCAAGGAATTGCGCGGCGATGTACTGTTCGATGCCGCAAGCCGTGGACGCTATTCGACGGATGCGTCGATCTATCAGATCATGCCCATCGGCGTGGTCGTGCCGCGCGATCAGGATGATCTGCTCGTCGCGCTCGACGTTGCGCGCAGCGAACGCGTGCCGCTGCTCGCGCGCGGCGCGGGTTCGAGCCAGTGCGGGCAGACGGTCGGCGAAGCGCTCGTGATCGATACCAGTAAATGGCTGAATCAGGTCATCGCGTTCGACAAGGAAAAGCGCACCGTAACGGTCGAGCCTGGTATCGTGCTCGATCATCTGAACGCGTGGCTGAAGCCGCATGGTTTGTGGTTCCCCGTCGATGTATCGACGGCGGCGCAATGCACGATCGGCGGGATGGCAGGCAACAATTCGTGCGGCTCGCGTTCGATCGAATACGGCAACATGGTGCACAACGTCGACGCGATCGACGCGATTCTCGCAGACGGCACGCAAGCGCATTTCGCTTCGCTGCGCGATGCGCCGCAGGGCGCGCGCCTGCAGCAAATTGTCGAAGACGTGAAGACGATTGCGCTGCGCGAGCACGATGAGATCGTCGCGCAGGTGCCGAAAGTGTTGCGTCGCGTGGCGGGCTACAACATCGATCTGTTCGATTGTCAGAATCCGCGCGCCTATACCGATGATGGCTTTGCCAATCTCGCACATCTGCTGGTCGGCTCCGAAGGCACGCTTGCGTTCAGCCGGCAGTTGACGCTGAAGCTCGCGCCGCTGCCTGCGCACAAGACGCTGGGCGTCGTGAACTTTCCGACGTTCTGGCAGGCGATGGACCTCACGCAGCACATCGTCAAGCTCAAGCCCGTTGCCGTCGAACTCGTCGACCGCACGATGATCGATCTCGCGATGAGCAATCCCGCGTTCCGGCCGGTGATCGAGAAGGCGCTGGTCGGGAGGCCCGAAGCGATTCTGCTCGTCGAGTTCGCAGGCGAGAACCGCGACGAACAATTCACGTCGCTCGAGCAACTCACCGAACTGATGGGCGATCTCGGTCTGCCTGACTCGGTCGTGCAGATGCCTGACGCAGGCGAGCAGAAGGCGCTGTGGGAAGTGCGCAAGGCGGGCCTGAACATCATGATGAGCATGAAGGGCGACGGCAAGCCCGTATCGTTCATCGAAGACTGCGCGGTGCCGCTCGAACATCTTGCTGAATACACGAGCCGGTTGACCGAAGTATTTCATCGCAACGGTACGGAAGGGACGTGGTACGCGCATGCGAGCGTTGGCACGCTGCACGTTCGGCCGATTCTCGACATGCGCCGCGACGGCGCGACGAAGATGCGCGCGATCGCCGAAGAAGCGGCGGCGTTGGTGCGCGAATACAAGGGCGCGTATTCCGGTGAACATGGCGACGGCTTGTGTCGCGGCGAATGGGTGGCGTGGCAGTATGGTCCGCGTATCAACCGGGCGTTCAGCGAGATCAAGGCGCTGTTCGATCCGAACAACCGGATGAACCCGGACAAGATCGTGCGTCCGCCGAAGATGGACGACGCGAGTAACTTTCGCTTCGCGCCCGGCTACAAGGTCCAGTCGTTGACGCCTGCGCTCGACTGGTCGATGTGGAATGTGGAGCGCGATCCGATGACGGGCGTGGAGACTGCACGTGGCACGGGCAACGATCTGGCGGGTGGTCTCGCGAAGGCTGTCGAGATGTGCAACAACAACGGTCACTGCCGCAAGTTCGATGCGGGAACGATGTGTCCGAGCTATCGCGTGACGAAGGACGAGCAGCACGTGACGCGCGGACGGGCGAATACGTTGCGGCTTGCGCTGTCGGGGCAACTGGGTGATGAGGGGCTTGCTGGCCAGGACGTGAAGGACACGCTTGATCTATGTGTCTCGTGCAAGGGCTGCAAGCGCGACTGCCCGACGGGCATCGATATGGCGAAGTTCAAGATCGAGGCGCGCGCTGCGTGGGCGAAGAAGAATGGCTTGCGCTTGCGGGAAAAGATGATCGCGTACATGCCGCGTTACGCGGCGTTGGCGGCGCGTTTGCCCGGGGTGTTTTCGGTCGCGGCTGATATGCCATGGTTCAAGCGCGCGTTGGGATTTGCACCGCAGAGGTCGTTGCCGCGGTTTGTGAAGCCTTTTTTGAGTAGTGGATATGTGAAGCGTGCTTCGGTGAGTGCGCAGGGTGCGCAAAAAGAAGTGCTGTTATTCGTCGATACGTTTAATAACAGCATCGAGCCGGAGAATGCACGCGCTGCTCAACAGGTGCTAGAAGCGGCGGGGTATACCGTGCATTTCAATACGCTTGAGGGCGAGCGTCCGCTTTGCTGTGGGAGAACATTTCTCGCAGCAGGACTCGTGGATGAAGCGAAGCAGGAGGCGCGCCGGATGCTCGATGCGTTCAGGCCTTTTGTCGAGCGGAGTGTGCCGGTTGTTGGGCTGGAGCCTTCCTGTTTGCTGTCGTTGCGGGATGAGTTTCTTCAATATGGTTTTGGGGAAGAGGCAGAGCGTCTGTCTAAACTCGCGATGCTCTTTGAAGAGTTTCTTGTGCGTGAGCACAAGGCTGGTCGGTTGAAGCTCGAGTTGAAGCCGCTCGATGACACGAGCCAGGCGTTAGTGCATGGGCATTGTCATCAGAAAGCTTTTGATGCGTTTTCGCCCGTGCAGACGGTGTTGAAGTGGATTCCCGAGCTGAAGGTGTCGACCGTTGAATCGTCGTGCTGCGGGATGGCAGGGAGTTTTGGATATGAGGCGGAGCACTATGAGGCTTCGATGGCCATGGGTGAGTTGTCATTGTTGCCCGCGGCGCGTGGGATCGATGCGCATACTTTGATGGTTGCCGATGGGACTAGTTGTCGGCATCAGATTCATGATGGAGCAGGAGTGAGCGCGATGCATGTCGCGCGGGTTTTGGTGCGGGCTTTGAAGTAG
- a CDS encoding 2-keto-4-pentenoate hydratase, which yields MTMLTQQLADARADHTTLASLSPELIPADMSAAYAIQHELLALRGARIGGWKIGAKSAEGAIQGAPLPSTDLHADGARLPRAHFTSLGLELEIAFRFGRHFEPSANAYHEVEVLDAIDSMAATIEIVASRFAQWPNVDKLAQLADLQNHGALIVGEFSKYRRDFPFVAPALGFTFEGQDVVKATPSNPCGDPRRLLAWLVNHCTQHHRIAVTPDMIVTTGSYTGMFFPQHAGTARGQIDGLAPVSVTLE from the coding sequence ATGACCATGCTGACTCAACAACTTGCCGACGCACGCGCCGATCACACGACGCTCGCGTCGCTCTCGCCCGAACTGATTCCCGCCGACATGAGCGCCGCCTACGCGATCCAGCACGAGTTGCTGGCGTTGCGCGGCGCGCGGATCGGCGGCTGGAAGATCGGCGCTAAATCCGCCGAAGGCGCGATTCAGGGCGCACCACTGCCTTCTACCGATTTGCACGCCGACGGCGCGCGTCTGCCTCGTGCGCATTTCACGTCGCTGGGCCTCGAACTCGAAATTGCGTTTCGCTTCGGGCGGCATTTCGAGCCCTCCGCCAACGCGTATCACGAAGTCGAAGTACTCGATGCAATCGATTCGATGGCTGCGACCATTGAAATCGTCGCGAGCCGCTTTGCGCAGTGGCCGAATGTCGACAAGCTCGCGCAACTCGCGGACTTGCAGAATCACGGTGCGTTGATCGTCGGCGAGTTCTCGAAGTACCGGCGCGATTTTCCGTTCGTTGCGCCCGCGCTCGGCTTCACGTTCGAAGGACAGGACGTGGTGAAGGCCACGCCTTCGAACCCCTGCGGCGATCCGCGGCGCCTGCTGGCGTGGCTCGTCAATCACTGCACGCAGCATCATCGCATTGCGGTGACGCCCGATATGATCGTCACGACCGGTTCGTACACGGGCATGTTCTTTCCGCAGCATGCGGGCACTGCGCGTGGGCAGATCGACGGGCTTGCGCCCGTCAGCGTCACGCTCGAATAG
- a CDS encoding MFS transporter, translated as MKRFRVTSATSIVLLMLCIMYFITYLDRVNVSTAAAGFGKEFHLSHTEIGLVFSAFAYPYLVFQIIGGWVSDRFGAKRTLIACGAIWALATLLTGFAGGLVSLLFARVLLGFGEGATFPAATAAMSRWVAKEKRGFAQGITHAAARIGNAVAPGVIVLVMTTWGWRESFYICGAFSLLWVVVWALTFTEYPKEHRRITQEELDFLPPPKAKMANVPWKALFKRMTPVTIVYFCYGWTLWLFLSWIPQYFLHSYQLDLKKSAIFASAVFFAGVIGDTLGGIVTDKVFERTGNLRRARSWMVSICMLLTLASLVPLMLTHNLYVSMVCLSAGFFFAEMTIGPMWAIPMDIAPEYSGTASGMMNTGSALAAIISPVLSGYLIDTFGSWELPFAGSMLLMAIGVVLAFRMQPESRFETGAEPSAQPATRFNA; from the coding sequence ATGAAGCGGTTTCGTGTAACCAGTGCGACCAGTATCGTTCTACTGATGCTATGCATCATGTACTTCATCACCTACCTTGACCGCGTGAACGTCAGCACGGCGGCTGCGGGCTTCGGCAAGGAGTTTCATCTTTCGCATACGGAAATCGGCCTTGTTTTCTCGGCCTTTGCGTATCCGTATCTGGTGTTTCAGATCATCGGCGGCTGGGTGAGCGACCGTTTCGGCGCGAAGCGCACGCTGATTGCGTGCGGCGCGATCTGGGCGCTCGCGACGCTGCTGACGGGCTTCGCAGGCGGCCTCGTTTCGCTGCTCTTTGCGCGTGTGCTGCTCGGCTTCGGCGAAGGCGCGACCTTTCCGGCTGCGACGGCCGCGATGTCGCGCTGGGTCGCGAAAGAAAAGCGCGGTTTCGCGCAAGGCATCACGCACGCGGCGGCGCGCATCGGCAATGCCGTTGCGCCCGGCGTGATCGTGCTGGTGATGACGACATGGGGCTGGCGCGAGTCGTTCTATATCTGCGGCGCGTTCAGTCTGCTTTGGGTCGTCGTGTGGGCGCTGACGTTCACCGAGTATCCGAAAGAGCATCGCCGCATCACGCAGGAGGAGCTCGACTTCTTGCCGCCGCCCAAAGCGAAGATGGCGAACGTGCCGTGGAAAGCGCTTTTCAAACGTATGACGCCCGTGACCATCGTGTACTTCTGCTATGGCTGGACGTTGTGGCTGTTCCTGAGCTGGATTCCGCAGTACTTTCTGCATAGCTATCAACTCGACCTGAAGAAGTCGGCGATATTCGCTTCGGCGGTGTTCTTCGCGGGCGTGATCGGCGATACGCTGGGCGGCATCGTGACTGACAAGGTCTTCGAGCGCACGGGCAACCTCAGGCGCGCGCGCAGCTGGATGGTGTCGATCTGCATGCTGCTCACGCTTGCGTCGCTCGTGCCGCTGATGCTCACGCACAACCTGTATGTATCGATGGTGTGTCTGTCGGCGGGCTTCTTCTTCGCCGAAATGACGATCGGCCCGATGTGGGCGATCCCGATGGATATCGCGCCCGAATACTCGGGCACCGCAAGCGGCATGATGAACACGGGTTCGGCGCTCGCGGCGATCATTTCGCCTGTGCTGTCGGGCTATCTGATCGATACATTCGGCAGCTGGGAGTTGCCGTTCGCGGGCAGCATGCTGCTGATGGCGATCGGCGTGGTGCTCGCGTTCCGCATGCAACCCGAAAGCCGTTTCGAAACCGGCGCAGAGCCGAGTGCACAACCCGCCACGCGCTTTAACGCGTGA
- a CDS encoding aminotransferase class V-fold PLP-dependent enzyme has protein sequence MLKLDFHPAGRHFLQIPGPSPVPDRILRAMSYPTIDHRGPEFGALGLKVLDGIKKIFKTQQPVVIYPASGTGAWEAALSNTLSPGDHVLMFETGHFATLWKKMAENLGLKPEFLGLPGIEGWRRGVQPQMIEARLREDTQHAIKAVCVVHNETSTGVTSDIAAVRRAIDAAGHPALLLVDTISGLACADYRHDEWGVDVTVSGSQKGLMLPPGISFNAVSQKAIEAGKQAKLPRAFWDWTEIIEMNKSGYWPYTPNTNLLYGLYEALDMILGEGLDNVFARHDRLAEACRRAVRAWGLEIQCADPSVYSPVLTGVMMPEGIDADAVRKVIYERFDMSLGTGLGKMKGRMFRIGHLGDCNDLTLMATLAGVEMGLQIAGVPVAASGLPAAMEFLMSQPNAPKLKAAA, from the coding sequence ATGCTGAAACTCGACTTTCATCCCGCAGGCCGCCACTTTTTGCAGATTCCGGGTCCGAGCCCGGTGCCCGACCGCATCTTGCGGGCGATGAGCTATCCGACCATCGACCATCGCGGCCCGGAATTCGGCGCGCTGGGCCTGAAAGTGCTGGACGGCATCAAGAAGATCTTCAAGACGCAGCAGCCCGTCGTGATCTACCCGGCGTCCGGCACGGGCGCATGGGAAGCCGCGCTGTCGAACACGCTGAGTCCCGGCGATCACGTGCTGATGTTCGAGACGGGCCACTTCGCCACGCTGTGGAAGAAGATGGCCGAGAACCTCGGTCTGAAGCCGGAGTTTCTGGGCTTGCCGGGTATCGAAGGCTGGCGGCGCGGCGTGCAGCCGCAAATGATCGAGGCGCGGCTGCGCGAGGACACGCAGCACGCGATCAAGGCCGTGTGCGTCGTGCATAACGAAACCTCGACGGGCGTGACGTCCGACATCGCGGCCGTGCGCCGCGCGATCGATGCAGCGGGCCATCCGGCGCTGCTGCTCGTCGATACGATCTCAGGCCTTGCGTGCGCCGATTATCGTCATGACGAATGGGGCGTCGACGTCACCGTGTCGGGTTCGCAGAAGGGCTTGATGCTGCCGCCCGGCATCAGCTTCAACGCCGTGTCGCAGAAGGCGATCGAAGCGGGCAAGCAGGCGAAGCTGCCGCGCGCGTTCTGGGACTGGACCGAAATCATCGAAATGAACAAGAGCGGCTACTGGCCGTACACGCCCAATACGAACCTGCTGTATGGGTTGTACGAGGCGCTCGACATGATTCTCGGCGAAGGGCTCGACAACGTGTTCGCGCGGCACGACCGTCTCGCCGAAGCCTGCCGCCGCGCGGTGCGCGCATGGGGCCTCGAGATTCAATGCGCCGATCCGTCCGTGTATAGCCCGGTGCTGACGGGCGTGATGATGCCCGAAGGTATCGATGCCGATGCCGTGCGCAAGGTCATTTACGAACGCTTCGATATGTCGCTCGGCACGGGCCTCGGCAAGATGAAAGGGCGCATGTTCCGCATCGGCCATCTTGGCGACTGCAACGACCTCACGCTGATGGCCACGCTTGCCGGCGTCGAAATGGGCCTCCAGATCGCGGGCGTGCCCGTCGCGGCGAGCGGCCTGCCCGCTGCGATGGAATTCCTGATGTCGCAGCCGAACGCACCGAAGCTCAAAGCAGCCGCTTAA
- a CDS encoding GntR family transcriptional regulator, which produces MQNSDIDAGLTPPPLMPKVERQRLHDTVVEHIRRFIVEGTLEPGKKLNERELCETLGISRTPLREALKVLAAEGLIDIEPNRGASVSKMSEAELRETFELMSGLEAFSGELAAERMTAAELTEIKALHYAMLACRTQNDLAGYYSRNQAIHDKINEAARNSALRQTYIAVNRRLQALRFRSNFQIPKWDSAIHDHDEMLKALEARDGKRLSAILRQHLLDKRDAVLQVQSREDAAAAKLKA; this is translated from the coding sequence ATGCAAAATTCGGACATTGATGCAGGCCTGACACCGCCTCCCCTGATGCCGAAGGTCGAACGCCAGCGTTTGCACGACACGGTGGTCGAACACATCCGGCGCTTCATCGTCGAAGGCACGCTGGAGCCGGGCAAGAAACTGAACGAACGCGAACTGTGCGAAACGCTCGGCATTTCGCGCACGCCGTTACGTGAGGCGCTGAAAGTGCTCGCGGCGGAAGGGCTGATCGATATCGAGCCGAATCGCGGCGCGTCGGTGTCGAAGATGTCGGAAGCGGAACTGCGCGAGACGTTCGAGTTGATGAGCGGGCTCGAAGCGTTTTCCGGCGAGCTTGCGGCGGAGCGGATGACAGCCGCCGAACTGACTGAAATCAAGGCGCTGCATTACGCGATGCTCGCGTGCCGTACGCAGAACGATCTGGCCGGTTACTACAGCCGCAATCAGGCGATTCACGACAAGATCAACGAGGCCGCGCGCAACTCGGCGCTGCGTCAGACGTATATCGCAGTGAACCGCCGTTTGCAGGCGCTGCGCTTTCGTTCGAACTTCCAGATTCCGAAGTGGGACAGCGCGATCCACGATCACGACGAGATGCTCAAAGCGCTGGAGGCACGCGACGGCAAGCGTCTAAGCGCGATCTTGCGGCAGCACTTGCTCGACAAGCGCGATGCCGTGTTGCAGGTGCAGTCGCGCGAAGATGCGGCGGCTGCGAAACTGAAGGCCTGA